In Methanosphaera sp. ISO3-F5, a genomic segment contains:
- the pyrF gene encoding orotidine-5'-phosphate decarboxylase — protein MIVKNKIILALDVEEEKKAFSILENTTKYLDTIKIGYPITLALGPQIITTIKENFDVKIIADFKVADIDATNEKIVRNTINYGADSIIVHGFTGEDSVIACKNAAEKLGKEIFLLTEMSHPGAERFLKPVSLEIAQMGVELGIRNYVAPATKLDRLEKIRKIVGKDSFIISPGVGVQGGEAKETLQYADAAIIGRSIYNSDSPQETLKNIIQTII, from the coding sequence ATGATAGTAAAAAATAAAATTATCCTAGCACTTGATGTAGAAGAAGAAAAAAAAGCATTTTCAATACTAGAAAACACTACAAAATATTTAGATACCATAAAAATAGGATATCCAATTACACTAGCTTTAGGACCACAAATAATAACAACAATAAAAGAAAACTTTGATGTGAAAATAATAGCAGATTTTAAAGTAGCAGATATTGACGCAACAAACGAAAAGATAGTAAGAAATACTATAAATTATGGGGCCGATTCTATCATAGTACATGGTTTCACAGGAGAAGATAGTGTGATTGCATGTAAAAATGCTGCAGAAAAATTAGGTAAAGAAATATTCTTATTAACAGAAATGTCACATCCAGGAGCTGAAAGATTCTTAAAACCAGTCTCATTAGAAATAGCCCAAATGGGAGTAGAACTAGGAATCAGAAATTATGTTGCTCCTGCAACAAAATTAGACCGATTAGAAAAAATAAGAAAAATAGTTGGAAAAGATTCATTCATTATTTCACCAGGAGTAGGTGTTCAAGGAGGAGAAGCAAAAGAAACTTTACAATATGCTGATGCAGCCATTATTGGCCGAAGCATTTATAATTCAGATTCTCCACAAGAAACTCTAAAAAACATTATTCAAACAATTATTTAA